From Daphnia pulicaria isolate SC F1-1A chromosome 4, SC_F0-13Bv2, whole genome shotgun sequence, one genomic window encodes:
- the LOC124336674 gene encoding acetyl-coenzyme A synthetase 2-like, mitochondrial — translation MSHPSYDDNNRSDMPQTNSSLHNHAGARIVITADQGVRCGKLIELKKTVVTAVEKCPTVKTILVAKRTGNPVVSSPLDVDLDEAMVKESGECEPAVLDSEDLLFMLYTSGSTGNPKGIVHSQAGYLLYASLTHSLVFDCKEGDIFGCVADIGWITGHSYVVYGPLANGVTTLLFESTPTYPNPGRYWETVQRLKINQLYAAPTAIRLLLKYGDEHVEKYDLSSGLCGIWHADLRNLACYILGK, via the exons ATGTCCCACCCGTCTTACGATGATAATAATCGATCTGACATGCCCCAAACCAATTCCAGTCTACATAATCATG CTGGAGCTAGAATAGTTATTACTGCTGACCAAGGAGTGCGATGTggcaaattaattgaattgaagaaaacGGTTGTGACAGCGGTTGAAAAATGTCCGACTGTTAAAACTATTCTCGTAGCCAAAAGAACGGGAAATCCTGTCGTTTCGTCCCCTCTTGACGTCGATCTCGATGAG GCGATGGTTAAAGAGAGCGGCGAATGTGAACCGGCCGTTTTGGACAGCGAAGATTTGCTGTTTATGCTCTACACATCCGGCAGCACGGGAAACCCTAAGGGGATTGTTCATTCCCAAGCTGGCTATCTTCTTTATGCGTCGTTGACACATAGTTTAGTTTTCGATTGCAAAGAAGGAGACATTTTTGGTTGCGTGGCTGACATTGGATGGATCACGGGCCATTCTTACGTCGTGTACGGCCCGTTGGCCAACGGAGTCACGACTCTTTTGttcgagagcacgccaacatATCCCAATCCAG GTCGATATTGGGAGACTGTTCAGCGACTAAAAATTAACCAATTGTATGCAGCTCCTACGGCCATTCGCTTGTTACTGAAATACGGCGACGAACATGTCGAAAAGTATGATCTCAGCTCTGGGCTCTGTGGTATATGGCATGCCGATTTACGGAATCTGGCCTGCTATATTCTAGGAAAATAG